Within Paralichthys olivaceus isolate ysfri-2021 chromosome 14, ASM2471397v2, whole genome shotgun sequence, the genomic segment ACATCCCTGGGCAGTTTAGCTCTCCCTCTACTGGTTATCATGAGCATTTCATAGGGGTACACCTTCAGAAGGAGACACTCGTCAGTGAACAGGTCAAACCTACAAGCTAGAGTCAAGCTGCAAAAACCTTACAAACCATTTCTTATTTAGCCCAACTATAAAATTTGGAGACTTTGACACAGGGAACACTGGGTGGGAGAACAGGTATGTGACAGGAGGCTGACTGGGAGTGAGAGCTTGATATTGTTTTTGGTTGTCAGGGAAATGCGGGGTGTTACGGTGTGAACACTTATTTTTGGGTGTAGACACGTGCAATAGATTAGGTAAGGGCAAGAACATGAGATATTTAAcagtctgtatgtatgtatatctttaatgcaaactaaaataaaaaacaccatcAGTCATGTAAGTTCAATAAATCCACTTGGGAGTGATTGTCCTGGTGCATTTTCTACATTTCTATATAGCTAATCCCATCTGTACAGGAATAAATGAGAGTTAGCATTTTAGCGGAAATGCTCAGTAATAAGCAACTAGAAGTTCTTCGAGGCCTCTGACCAACTCATATCCACACAGTTATGTGTACACTCCCTTATATACTAGACAGTATATAGTGATATGAGTTGTTCGGATGACAATCTGGGCGTTGGATTCTCCACTGTATGCTGCATACAGTATCCAGCCACTGTAAGTTAAAAGCTATGTGAAGATGAGCATGGAGAAGCCAGCATGCTGTAAGCACTACAGAGTGACTCGGCAGCTCCTGAAGCAGCATGCTAAATCAGGAACCCAGCAAATGTGAGTCTTTCACTTCcagtaaatctgttttttatcaTCTCCCTATTTCTACCACAAATGTCACCACGCCATGAGGGCGAACACAACTagctgattatttttatttcaccctgTTCGTTTGGACTCATCTCTTTGTCTTGGTCAAATTGTCGAGACTTTCTCTAAATTAGATGTGACAATATCCTTATTTTCAAGTTAAAAGGGCACTTTTTAATCAGCAGtataataaaaatgtccaacatgttttttgtgtggaTTACATTGCTGTCATCAgtacaaaaagaagaagatacTTGCTTTTGGTTCCAACATATTAGGCATAGATACTCCCCTGTCCATCCTTGCAAGTGCTGCACGGCCATCCTTAATGTGCTAAAGAATagaacatacacaaatgtaatatAGTGGAAGGGGTAATGGCATGAATATGTCCACGAATGGCAGTGGGCACAGTTTTCATTGGATGGAGCAAGTAGCTTTGATGCTATTCTAGAAGTTAATAAAGATGGGCAGTCGTTTACATGTTTTCTGAATgtctctggagttttttttctctatatatgatttgaaatgtgacattaaGCTTGAGTCATAACACTGGATAACAACACACAGAACAAGACATGAGGCGATGGTTGTACATTGCATTTACAGTTTACTGGTTCAGCTACTGGGCAGTGCATGTTTTGGCCACTAGTAAAATCACTGCACTGCAAACCCCGTAGTTGACAATTAATCAAACAGTGACGCAAGCAAGTAGCAGGAGTTGCCTGTGGGCATTCAGGGCAAAGTATCTCTTGCAACCCAGGAGCAAGCAAATGTATGATGCAAGGGGAGGAAGCATGCCATGTGAGAAAGCAGATGAGAGACATACCTGAAACTCTGCAGGACAAAATGGGACAGAAAATGAGACTCACAGTTAATGGTTTTGCTGTCATATCCCCCCGCCAGGCTTCTATCTACAACACTGCTGTCCCTGACCAAACATTGTGTGAATAATTATGCCAAGTATTTTTATAGTTCAAAATGCACTTCCATTTATTGTGTACACTTAGCAAGCCATTTCTGAGTACCGATGCTGAACAGCTCTGGTGAAATTGGCCAGAGATTTACTTGGTGGCCATATTAGTGAGCTCTCACCTCTGCCTCCCCCACACATGTCGCTGTAGCTGTTGTACTGGGTGAAGTCCGTGGACTGGGGCTGCCGAAGCACAGGGAGCAATACATCAACACAGACGTGGATATTTTGTTCCAGACCAGAATGATATTTAAAGGGTAATTCTCAACCTGGGTATTTTAGGTACTCAACCTCGTATTTTTCAACCCTATGTTTATCAATGTGAGTTGAATTCTGGAATTCGCCTTTAAATTCACAACAGTCTATAAAACATGGAAAGAATTACTGTTTCTGCCACTGGAGCcaagaaaaagtaaaatcaacAATCAATTTCTAAtgacttcatgtgtgtgttacataaaCAGCATGAATATAGAATGTATCATATGATCCAACTGTAAATATGAGCAGGGGTCTCACCCGATGTAGCCCATTCCTTCCATAGCCCGGcaaagagtttgtttttgttggtgaAGTTGGATCTGAAACATAAACATTGTTGAAATTGAGGAACATAAACATCTAGAgcaaattaatttatttataaatttGCTATTCAACAATCCAGACCAGACACAAATAGGTGCACAGGTCTTGTGTTCCTGTACATTGCTGACAACTCAAGAGCGTATTAGCTGATGAAGCTGCTCCGTACCTGCGTCACAGTTGCTCTGTTTAGGGTCGTAGCGCTGAGCAGAGAGACTACGTGCGTGACGCTCCCtgatctgttgtttttccatctCCTCCTTCAGAATGAGCTTTCCTAAACCAGACTgaatctaaacacacacacgtttaattaatttacagaacatacacacataagCATCAGtctataaaataaacatgaacaaTACAAAGCATGCATCTCAGGCACATGATATCCAAATATGCATTACCACTCGTACATATAGTTTCCAGAAGGTTTATGATTAATGTGGAATATACTTTAACTACAATAACAAAGACAGTGTGTATTTACATTAGCTTTAGTTGCTGTTTCAATATTGACCTTGTTGAGATGTTCCTCCTGGAGCTGCTTTCTTTTCAAggcctcttcttcttcgtcttctctGGATCGTCTCCTCCCTTCTGAACCTATGGGTACTGTACACAAGCCAAGAAAGttacagagaacacacacacacatctctctagTGTAAAGCCATGCTTCATGTGTACTTGTTTAgtacaaaagaagaaaatgcttCAGTGACAGTTCAAGTTTAGAGAATGGCAGAAAGCTTTAGCTGCTTCGTTGGGCTGTATAGAGCAgtgaggaacacacacagtagGTGGACGATAGAACACAAATGAGAGACAGAGTTGACGAGACAAACATAAGGACTTATTGGAATATTTGGCTGCACTGACACGACGGATGTTTAAACTCCATCAGTCATGTCGAGATTTGACCGGATGTTAAATACACAGAACAGCACGATgtaagacagacacacaaaaggtCAGTTTGAAGTCAGTCTCAGTTATCTCTGTCCTAGTCATTTGTGGCACTGTTGCGTACAGCTAGAGCACCAGTCATGTGCAGCAGGTGAACACAAAGTGGCGGAACTGATGCCACCTCAAGCAGAAAATAACACGGCTGCAACAGAAACCAAACCGCATGTCCGCTTTAGTGCAAGCAAAACTGAAAAGCAGGTTACGGTGACGCCTGAGTAACAGCCTGAGCTCTGAGAGAAGCAGGGATGCATTTAAGCTTTTGGGGGGGGCAGCTGGTAAAGGAGAGTTAGGTGTCTGTTGAACCCCTGCAAGCATCGGGAGCCTACTGTACCTAATACAGTGAGAGAGTAGGGCCAACGGTCGCCCTCACTCCGCGAGCTGTCATCCGGAGAGGGAGCATGGGCTGCGGGGAAGGTGGCGgatctgatgatgtcatcagccgACTTGCTTTGAAGTGCTATGGCAGCTGTATCTATAGGTTGGTAATCATGGGAACTGATCTATCAGTGTCAGGGTCACAGTGTCAAACCAACAGTTAACATCATAGAACCATCTTAGTCTTGGTTCATCTTGGTTTAAGATAAAAGCCTTGCACAGTGCAAAACATGTCTTTCCTAACAAGTCACTGGATATTAGATAGAGCcctaaaatcaaacaaatagaCAAACTGTCTTTGGGTGAGAGTCAGTGTGGTTCTAAGGATGTTTTTGCTGACATCAGGTCAGAAAATACTCCAGCTGCAGTATATTCTACACAAGTCAAATTTTCTCGCGCCGTtaccattttcttttcaaatccaTCCTAAAACAAGACTATGCAACTCCTGATCAAAGGTTGATTCTAGAAGAAATATCACTTTTGCTGCTGAAGCCTTTCTTGAAGCAGCGTTCCATAATGATGCGCGTAGCAAACAGCTCTTGACTAGTTAAGGCTAAAAATAGGCATCAATTAGAATGACACTAAAGTGGAAGCGATAACTCTCCTTACATCTCAGGACAGACTTCTGTCCCACAAAGGAtatgacattttctgtgtgcATTCATCTTGTAATTAGACAATCGGCCGTTGCATCTTATTGTGTCTGTTAATTTCTTAGACATGGTTGCATCACCTTTGACAAAGGCTGGGTACAGGTCAAGCAGAGCAGGAAGCAGTGCCTCTGACAGGTGACTGGAGATAAAGTGTTCTTGTGAGTGCACAGATTTATCATTGACTATTCGTGTAAGTAACAATTATACTGCTGGATAACCTGCTAggtccagacttttttttattacactaccttgatgtttcatgtttattcAGTTTACATATTTACAGTTATCCATGTACATAACATACAAGTATTCTACTTCTCATATTATTTCCAGGTGTAAATCTGTAGTAAGTTTGAAACAGCGTACTGAGGCCTGAAAATGAAGGATTCtgttttcactgggttgtttcATTGCTTGTTAATAGTAAATATTTGAACAGCTACCATACATGTGATTTGCATGTTCCTCAATACTGCACTAGTGACGTGTATACAGTTAATTCTAAGGGCTAATACTACTTCTTCAGTCAGAGAGGTAAAGATGTCTAGGCAGAGAGCAGCGAGACATACTACGGGACACACTTTAAGCACAGGAAAGACAGGCAGCATGAAATCATGAGACAGGACAGACACTGTGAGATTAATTACTTGGTGCATTTTCTAGGTTGACTGCTTTTGGGGGGAGGATGCTGGAGTCAATTGGTTTGTCTGATAGTTTGGGCGGATTTTCAGATGTTTAGGGTCGAATGCAGCCCATCTTTAGTTTTAGAGagatttcaaacaatatcaATGAAAGCATTGAGCTCTGCTTCACCATCTGTAAAAGCCACTGCACACAACAGCTTCTTGTATGGTATGCCCACTAGAGGCTAATATGGTCTAAACCtactttttaatcacatttgaCTAGGTTGAGTTCACCTTTTCTGCTTAgttacattttcacagatatGGTTATCACAAAAGTAAAACAAGATTATAACACCCAAGGGTCTCGAGCAAAAGTTACACAATCTCGTTTTAAGAAATGACTCGTTGTGACATTACTCCTGTGACTTGTCAAGATGGACAGAGTGCAGCGTAAAACAAGCTCcgggtcagacagaagaggattGGAGACAGACTTCAAACAgtgctcacacactgacactgggGGTGAGTGCATggttaaatgaaaacacagtttcagGTGATTAACAAAAGCACTTTCACTTAAGAACCAAGCTCTATAACATCATCACCAAGTGGTTCCCAAAGTTTTTATTATGAGGTTCCCCCACAGTCCTATCAGATATCCACAAACTCTTCCACACTCAAAATGTACAGTGctactgaatatatttttatataactgACTTGTCATTGTTTCAACCATTGACCTATTAAGTTTAGCAAAATATTTCAACCTGTTATCCATTACTTTGAGCTATTTCCACGATTTATCCATCACTTATTGCAATTTTTACTCTTAGCTTCTTGTTTAGGATTCTGCATTTGCTTGCTCACCTTTCATGCACTCTTACATCCAATCACACATAGTGTTTTTTAGTGTTACGGCTGAATTAATAAGTGGATAAcgttttttaatcaaattataaTTTCTATTTATTCAAATGGGTTGAGCTACTCCACAGTCTTCTACCCCCTGGAAATTGCAGTAGTACTGGATATAAACTAACCCTGGTGGAGAATCACATCACCAATAGTGTAACTTTGGAGTAGGgctcacagacagacatttttcttttcagtttttacagaTACAAGATACTCTGAATTTAAATGATAATAAGGAAAGTTACCGTGTTGTTTGTAGATGGGTGGTTTTCTGTAGATGTTGATCCCCTgatctgaaaacatttaaatatagaCAGAAAAGACATTTACTGGATATACAGAGTgcagctatttaaaaaaaaattaaaaatagattGGGATTAAATTAACTGGCACCCTCTTCTTGTGATAGATCTGTACAGTCATGAAAGAAGAGGGGAGAAAGCAATCCCAAACAAAGtataatgagagagagagagactgatagatagagagactgatagatagatagatagatagatagatagatagatagatagatagatagatagacagacagacagacagacagacagacagacagacagacagacagacagacagacagacagatagatagatagatagatagatagatagatagatagatagatagatagatagatagatagatagcaaGATAGAGGGGGAGAGCAGTGACAGGGTGCGCTCCAGCTCCTACCTGGGAGGTGGAAATGTTTAGGGGTCTGAGAGAGAGGCGGAGTGACCGGCCGGCTGTCAGGCCTGAGCGGGAGTGGGGAGCTCCGGCCACTTGGTGGGTCAGTGCCTCCAGTGAGAACAACCAAGAACAGAACATAAGCAAGCGGGATAATAGAGGGGAACCACAGTATGAACGTTGCAACACACCAGGACCAACGGGACCAGTCGACGTCACTTTGAGCGGATGGGAGACAGAATTCTGTTTGGTTCTGATAAATGCAGTTAATGGAGCTGAGCTCTATGTGGAGGATGAAGGTAGGAAAGCGGatcaaagcagcagagtttaaaaTAGCCAGATTAAATGCTGTATGAAGTATTAAGTCGGTTCAGCTGTTGTATAATATGAGTTCACAGTTTGGCAAAAGTTAAGAAATGAAaatttcccagcatgcaaaGGCAAACTTATATTACAAAACCTGACATTTTTATCTCTTCCTCGAGTTTACTAGAGTCAGGAGACTGATTCagaaaatgccaaaaaaaaaaggcttccATCATCCAACATTCAGGGAAGTATCAGTTTGGATGTAGGATttggattattattatgtgCATGCAAAGCTGCAAACACAGCGACTGTCTTTATCTTTGGCAGAGGCTGTGTTAGTCAGAGGTGAAGTTAGTGCCTTGGCTGGATGGGTTTACCAATGTCATGGGTTTGACCATTCAGGGATGAAGTTCTATTGTAATGAAAAAATGAAGATGGATCCAGAGCAGCTGATGTGGCATAGAGGGGGAGGAGGCATCCCGGGTGATGATGGAGATGACGTTTTGCCTTGAGGGGTGGGTGGCAAAGAGTTGAGTGGGGCCCTTACCTTGGCTATGGGGGAGGAAGTGGTGTCTGAAAGGGGAGTTGGGGCGGGAGTCACTATTTCTGGAGCCCACACTGTTACTGCACAGGGAGGAGCAGAGCTTCTGCATGCCTGTCAGAGCCTCTGCAGTGAGGGAGTGACAGGGGGACAAAACCCCAGGACCAGGCAGCAGAGGTGGACAATGTGGGGGAGGAGATAGAGGGTGAGAAGGTGAGGGAAGATATGCGGGAATCAAATGtcgaaaaaaaggaaataaaagacagGCAGTGAGTGAGGGGTAAGGTGTCTTCAAGATGAGCAGTAAGAAACAAGGAAGAGTAATAATCTTTTTAACGGAAAGAATCGTAAACAAAAAGTTGTGTTCTTTAAGGTTGTTATCCTGCAAAAGGAGGGACAGTTCATCAAGTGAAACTCTTCTACATCTACCGTGACCCTAACAACTATCATCTTCCTAAGATCTCATCTATACATGTCCATGTCTGATATCACTGTAATATacatggacagacacacacacagacacacacagacacacacacacacacatacacacatacacacactaacctTAGCCTAACCATAACCATTAACCTTAACCATAACATAAACTTAACTTCAATGTCTTTTTTGATAATTTACATTAACCCTTACCCCATAAAGAATACAAGTCCCCTTAGTATGAcaatgtaaacagatttaggtccccacagcatgagtaatacctggaccacacacacacacacacacacatgcaatggCACACACTGCATACACACAAGTACTCACCTGGCCTGTGAAAATGCTGTGGGGACCGTGACAAGGTTGGGGTGTAACCATGGCGATTATAAACTGGTGATCCTATGGAGCCCTGACTTGTCGACCTTTGGAGGATGCGTTCCCTTCTGTCGTAGGTGccctgacatacacacacacgcacgcacacacacacacatattattttattacatatgGTATTAGGGTTGCAATCAGGGGACAGGGAATTTGACAAAATGATGCTTACCTCAGCAGGTGGGGTTGGTGACATGTTCCTTGAGGACTAGAAAGAATCAAACAAGTCTGAATTACAGCTTTGTCAGTTAATCTAGATAATGTTGGACTGCTCCACACAGCCAGAAGTGAATATCATAGCATTAACGGGCTATAAAAACACCCCTCATGACTTATCTGCTGACCTTCCACATTTTTGGTTTCTACAAGGCACACAGCCTCATTTTTATGTGACACACACCTTGCATGCTGTTATTCCTTTGCAATGTAGGGTCATTCGTAATCATCAGCACATGCTGACGTATCTTACCTTGTCATCGGGCAGCGGGGAGCGTTCCCTCCTGGCAGTGTGGAGCTGTGAGGGAGACAGAAGGTCAGTACTGCGTAAAAGCTTATTTAGTAATATCACACAATCTGTAAAGACCCCCGTGTGTTCATTTATATCTCTAGAGGAAAGTCACACGCCAAGGCAAACAGATGATCATTTGAAGAGTATTTGTCTTTTTGCACAGTTCTGTTTGTGCATAAAGTTAGAGTGCATGCAGGAAAGAAAGCAtgcagtctgtgtgtttacctctCCCACActctctcgtctctcctctctctcatccaggGAGGTGCTGTACATAGGTTCATAGGTAATAAGATCAGGACGCTCAATGTCATAAATGGCTTTGACTTTTGGAATAGCAGCTAGGTCTCTGTAATCAAGGATCTCATTGTCTACTTTTGCCTAGGGAGACAAATAAAGacattgtacacacacacacacacacacacacaagagtaaAGGGAGATTACTACAGTAATACAGTGCTATCAATGAACAAGGTGCAACTGTTGTTATAACAATACGGATGAGGTTATGTctggagagacagagcagctAAGCGTAGCTCTGCATCATATCTTACATAGATCGTGTGACCCGGTGAGCCCGGTATGCTTGAACCAGGTCTGGAACAAATACTCTCGGATGACGACCTCGTAGGCTGTGAGAGGAAAATACACAAGTGGCTATTAGTCACAGTCAtaactgtttctgtttgtctgtcaagCTGTTGGTCTCCCATGATCCGCAGCCCCCTGTCATCTGCACATCACCCTGAGATTATCACCCAAAACACAATTCATTTCACCGTTTAGCCTTAATACTACATGAGCGATGAAGAggaaatatatttatgtttcatgAATTGCATGAAGTACGTTTGAAATACCAACATGTCATCTCGTGATTGGGTCATTCATTTGCAAATTTGCAAAGTGAATGAGACTGTAGTGCTGTGATTGTATGCTCTAAAGAACCCCATGCCTGCTGATGGGAGATGAACAGTTTGGATGGCAGCAGCAGGTCTGAATGTAGAGTAATTAAATGAGATTTTCACTAATGGTTTAAATGGGGATTTTAGAAAAAGGCAAATTAGACGAGTCTgctccttcaaatgtgtctttgcttCATGCACCTCTGATATGAGCACACAAGACTGAATGGCCTCGTATGACACAAAGAGAAGGGCACTGCAGGCTGTCTCCAGAAGATGGCAGCATACAGTGCATTGTGTCCTATGTACAGTATATGGTGAAGGAACACAGGATGATGCCATCTCATAGCCAATAGCGAATACAGTAcctgcctttctgttttttggagGAATAAGAGGGACGGAGGCAATAGCTgtggaggaagggagagggggGGTTCACAGGACATCACACAGGGGTTGTGCCGCTCCAGCCTGACTCACAGTTCACATACGTACATCAAAGCCAACATGTCCACATGTAAATATGCACATGAACAAgtatttcaacacacacacacacacacacacacacacgtaatggcacacactcacacgacACCACCTGAATAGTCAAATGCCACAGTGGGATAGTTTAGCAGTACAGCAGGAGTGGTTCAGAATCGCTTGTTACATATTCTGAATTTTTCTCTTTTCGAGTAAAACACCGTCATGAGACATGAACAGTAAGGGGCTTTCAGTCAGGACAAAGTCAAGGACAATGGAGTCAGTGACAGACAAATTCCTACCCGctccctgtgtctctcctctgttctgGTCGTGTTCTTGCAGCCGGGATGCCAAACTGTGgatcctgaggaggaggagttcaAATATTTAGAACAACAgatatatatgcaaataaagaatattcacagaaatgtttaatgtatttCCACACATGACGAGATGTGATTAATTCATTCTGTGACACACTGTCAGCACTAGGTGAGCTGTCAATGCAACATTGATCATAGTGGGAATCACAACAATGTTCTTATGCGCTAACATATCCACAGACTAGCAGCCAATTAAAAATTAGTAATATCACACATTTGGGAATATTACACCATCAGTGCttgaaataaaatatctatTAAAGCCAGACAGATATATATGTTGACCCTATAAAAAAACAGCCTATATGAGccttttcacagacatatcgGCACAGTGCTGaataaacaatacagaaaagatgtgcatttatgtttatataggctatgtaaaaaaaatcaagttctTTATATTtggtggtgttttcatttcatttactgatgatataatatataatattatatcatACAATAAAGTATAATACCATTTGTGGTTAAATGGTCAAATATCAAGACTCAggaacatttctttgtcattaagGGTTTGAACCTCTTAGGAATTATTGTCaaattattactttttaaatatatcatcCGACATATCATTATCTCCTAATATCTCTATCGTCTTCAGCcctaaataatacatttctgaAGTGCTCTAATATCTATTATATCAAATTAAGATTGCTTGTAATAAGtatatgttttatatcatttaaCTTTCGGCCTACTGGTCTATGAACACAATGGAATTAAGTCTTGGGCTTTTTTCCAAACTACCTTATTTGACAAGAAACGAGTGTTTGCATAACAAATGCAGAAGATTCCACATAATGTGTCGACAACCTGGATAAAATTAACTATTTCTTGCCACACaatgtcatctgcacaacataTAGCAGATATAACTTGGaaccacaaaataaataataacaattttCCTCATTTTATATGCCAATCTACATATATTTACTTGTTGCTTGTCGTACTATTGTACCAATAACACTAATATACCACATCTAATCCCTTTGTTAATGGATTTCATTCCTGAGCTTTACTTAACCTCTGAACGAGCTTCAGTTTCAGCTCAGTATCTGGTTTTCATGTGACAGTGAGGACACGGGTTGGTTAGCTCACCTTGCAGATacatctcctctccctctgtgaacATCTGGTTGCACCTGCTGCATCTCGCACAGCTAGGGTGGTAGTGCTTATCTCCTgcctggaaaacacaaaagagcaCAAATGGACTTGACATCATAGAAAATGATGTGTGCAGTTGAGTGAGCAAGGCAGAGCTGCAACTTCCAGGAAATAAACCCAGTGGTCCAACTGCTCTCAGCTCTCTCATCCTTCCTCTGTAACACACAAGCCCTGTTTGTGCAATGAAGAGTTTCATCAGATCCTGTGCCCTGGAAACAGCTCTCTGTTCCTCCAACTTTAAAAGTGAACTCAAGACCAAGCTTTTTCGtctggctttaaaaaaaatatatttccatttatctatattttaagcttttttaatatttggtATCTCTTTTTTAATTCACTTCCTTGATTATTTTCGGTTTACTTAATATATTTTTCGTCTATTCTCTCtgaagattttttaaaaatctctttcattcacctttctgtttatttctattCGGTTCACTGATTTGTGGGTTAAGACCCACACAGGTTTTATGCCTGGGACCCCCGGCTGGTCAGTTGAGGCTGGGGAGGCCTCTAGATAAAAGGTGGGTCATCTTCGCGAGACGCGGGTGGGTCCAGTTGCTTCCGGGCACTTCTACAaaagggtgttttttttttattcaggacCACCATGACGCTGGCCAGTTTGACAGAGTTAACCTGCTTTCAGACATCTGAGTGTTTCTCTTTATGAAAACCTGCGTAATGAAATCCAGTAAAACGATCTGACAGCAACAGAGGCTCAATTCCCACTGATGTGGCAATTTGCATGCAGAGTGCTCCATTATAAACGCCCGTGTGACTTTGACTGGGGGATGATAGATACCCAAATGAAACTTTGCCTGCTCTATAACAACCCTCAGTAACAGGCAAGTGGCCTCTCAGAGATACGGAGCCACCGACTAATGTTTGCATTGACCTTttactgtataaaaaaaaaaacat encodes:
- the LOC109632351 gene encoding actin-binding LIM protein 1 isoform X13 produces the protein MVMVKEKVAHAQDTNHHSTEKPLIQCYKCGEPCKGEVLRVQNKHFHLKCFTCKVCGCDLAQGGFFMKNGEYLCTLDYQRMHGTRCNGCGDFVEGEVVTALGKTYHPACFVCTICKRPFPAGDRVTFNGKDCLCQYCVEPMSPGPKDILGSSNCAGCGRDIKNGQALLALDRQWHLGCFKCKACNKVLTGEYISKDGAPYCEKDYQIHFGVQCEACHQFITGKVLEAGDKHYHPSCARCSRCNQMFTEGEEMYLQGSTVWHPGCKNTTRTEERHRERLLPPSLLFLQKTERQPTRSSSESICSRPGSSIPGSPGHTIYAKVDNEILDYRDLAAIPKVKAIYDIERPDLITYEPMYSTSLDEREERRESVGELHTARRERSPLPDDKSSRNMSPTPPAEGTYDRRERILQRSTSQGSIGSPVYNRHGYTPTLSRSPQHFHRPEALTGMQKLCSSLCSNSVGSRNSDSRPNSPFRHHFLPHSQGTDPPSGRSSPLPLRPDSRPVTPPLSQTPKHFHLPDQGINIYRKPPIYKQHDTAAIALQSKSADDIIRSATFPAAHAPSPDDSSRSEGDRWPYSLTVLVPIGSEGRRRSREDEEEEALKRKQLQEEHLNKIQSGLGKLILKEEMEKQQIRERHARSLSAQRYDPKQSNCDADPTSPTKTNSLPGYGRNGLHRPQSTDFTQYNSYSDMCGGGREFQVCLSSAFSHGMLPPLASYICLLLGCKRYFALNAHRQLLLLACVTV
- the LOC109632351 gene encoding actin-binding LIM protein 1 isoform X9; this encodes MPTLPNLNSLGKLCSSSRSQNVDRVRVKRKSSVKRMSIIEDGHVAEVLYLIPKLYMEQLPYLDPNDYYLSERLNDVATVAHAQDTNHHSTEKPLIQCYKCGEPCKGEVLRVQNKHFHLKCFTCKVCGCDLAQGGFFMKNGEYLCTLDYQRMHGTRCNGCGDFVEGEVVTALGKTYHPACFVCTICKRPFPAGDRVTFNGKDCLCQYCVEPMSPGPKDILGSSNCAGCGRDIKNGQALLALDRQWHLGCFKCKACNKVLTGEYISKDGAPYCEKDYQIHFGVQCEACHQFITGKVLEAGDKHYHPSCARCSRCNQMFTEGEEMYLQGSTVWHPGCKNTTRTEERHRERLLPPSLLFLQKTERQPTRSSSESICSRPGSSIPGSPGHTIYAKVDNEILDYRDLAAIPKVKAIYDIERPDLITYEPMYSTSLDEREERRESVGELHTARRERSPLPDDKSSRNMSPTPPAEGTYDRRERILQRSTSQGSIGSPVYNRHGYTPTLSRSPQHFHRPDQGINIYRKPPIYKQHDTAAIALQSKSADDIIRSATFPAAHAPSPDDSSRSEGDRWPYSLTVLVPIGSEGRRRSREDEEEEALKRKQLQEEHLNKIQSGLGKLILKEEMEKQQIRERHARSLSAQRYDPKQSNCDADPTSPTKTNSLPGYGRNGLHRPQSTDFTQYNSYSDMCGGGREFQVCLSSAFSHGMLPPLASYICLLLGCKRYFALNAHRQLLLLACVTV
- the LOC109632351 gene encoding actin-binding LIM protein 1 isoform X1, coding for MPTLPNLNSLGKLCSSSRSQNVDRVRVKRKSSVKRMSIIEDGHVAEVLYLIPKLYMEQLPYLDPNDYYLSERLNDVATVAHAQDTNHHSTEKPLIQCYKCGEPCKGEVLRVQNKHFHLKCFTCKVCGCDLAQGGFFMKNGEYLCTLDYQRMHGTRCNGCGDFVEGEVVTALGKTYHPACFVCTICKRPFPAGDRVTFNGKDCLCQYCVEPMSPGPKDILGSSNCAGCGRDIKNGQALLALDRQWHLGCFKCKACNKVLTGEYISKDGAPYCEKDYQIHFGVQCEACHQFITGKVLEAGDKHYHPSCARCSRCNQMFTEGEEMYLQGSTVWHPGCKNTTRTEERHRERLLPPSLLFLQKTERQPTRSSSESICSRPGSSIPGSPGHTIYAKVDNEILDYRDLAAIPKVKAIYDIERPDLITYEPMYSTSLDEREERRESVGELHTARRERSPLPDDKSSRNMSPTPPAEGTYDRRERILQRSTSQGSIGSPVYNRHGYTPTLSRSPQHFHRPEALTGMQKLCSSLCSNSVGSRNSDSRPNSPFRHHFLPHSQGTDPPSGRSSPLPLRPDSRPVTPPLSQTPKHFHLPDQGINIYRKPPIYKQHDTAAIALQSKSADDIIRSATFPAAHAPSPDDSSRSEGDRWPYSLTVLVPIGSEGRRRSREDEEEEALKRKQLQEEHLNKIQSGLGKLILKEEMEKQQIRERHARSLSAQRYDPKQSNCDADPTSPTKTNSLPGYGRNGLHRPQSTDFTQYNSYSDMCGGGREFQVCLSSAFSHGMLPPLASYICLLLGCKRYFALNAHRQLLLLACVTV